TTGCATTATTTGCAAAATTTGTATTTACTATATCTTTATAAGGAGCTTCTTTATCTAACTCTTTAGCTTCCTTCATTACTTCCATTAACTTATTCAAACTCTCTTCTTTAAGAACAGGGTCTTTGCTCCATGCATCTACTTCTTTATATCTTTTTACAACAGATACTAAATCATCTAAACTCATATCATTAAAAAATGGTTGCATAGCTTTTGCTACTTCTTCATCAGATGCACTTTGTACCCATAATTGACCTTTATATACTGCATTTGTAAATCTTTGTATTAAGTCTTTATTTTCATTCATAAAAGACTCAGTTGTAGAATAAGCAGTATATGGTATTTCTCCAGAATCTTGACCGATTGATGCTACTATGTGTCCTGTACCATCCTTTTCTAATTGTGTTCCAGTTGGTTCAAATGCTGTTGTAAAATCAGCTTCTCCACCAACAAACGCTCCTGTCATTACTCCAAATTGTTAATCAGTTAGTTAATCACAATAAAATAATTCACAAGAGTAGTCTGTAAAAAGACTACTCTTTTAATTAAATATACTATTATATATTATATATTTCATTCCAAGCATTATATTTTTGTTTTAATTTATTACTAAAGTTTAAAACACTTTCTTTAGTAGAAAAACTTTCTATTTTTACACACCATTTATCATTATTTTTATGTACTTCATTATAAGCATTTTCTATTGTAGTCATTTTTTTACTAAACAACAATGCATTTTCCTTAGTCTTGAAATCATATACTTTAATGCCGTAGTTATTAGTATTATTAATTGGTTTGTACTCTATTTCAAAATATTTGCATATTCCTTTTATAGTCGCTTCTACTAATTCATCCCTATTATTTTTTAGAATTTTCAAATCACTAATATTAGAATAAAAGGCATATTCAATTAAACAACAAGGAGCTATAGTTTTATATATAACTGTAAAATCTTCTTTCTTAACTCCTCTATCCTTAGCATTACTATCTAAGTTTTTTATACATTTAAATATTTCACCTTGTATATATTTAGCTGCAATCTTTGAACTTTGACTAGCATTTGATGCAACATAAGTCTCTGTCCCTCTAGCAGAAGTATTATTGTAAGCATTTGCATGTATAGATATCATTAATGATTTTGGCTTACCTTTAGAAACATAATGGTTACTCATGCTATTAGCTCTTTGAGTTAATCCTATATCACTAATTTTTTCTGGATTTGGATTAGATAAGAATACATATATACCATGATCCTCTGCTCTCTTCTTAACTTTATATTGCATGTAATTATTAAATTCCCATTCATAGAAGTTTTCCTTAGCATTATTTTTACCAGGTGTATTTTTAGCATGTCCTGCATCTATTAATAATAAATTCATAATTAATTACCTACCTTTTCTAATATTTTATCAACTTTTAATTCAGTTCTATTTATATCTTCCTTCATATCTTTTGCTATAATTTCTACACTTTCAGCTAGTTGTTTATTAGTAACCAATAACTCTGTATTAGCTTGTAATAACCTATCTTCTCTTTCTCTATCTGAAATTTTATCTTCTTTTCTTTCTTCTCT
Above is a genomic segment from Romboutsia lituseburensis containing:
- a CDS encoding N-acetylmuramoyl-L-alanine amidase family protein, with the protein product MNLLLIDAGHAKNTPGKNNAKENFYEWEFNNYMQYKVKKRAEDHGIYVFLSNPNPEKISDIGLTQRANSMSNHYVSKGKPKSLMISIHANAYNNTSARGTETYVASNASQSSKIAAKYIQGEIFKCIKNLDSNAKDRGVKKEDFTVIYKTIAPCCLIEYAFYSNISDLKILKNNRDELVEATIKGICKYFEIEYKPINNTNNYGIKVYDFKTKENALLFSKKMTTIENAYNEVHKNNDKWCVKIESFSTKESVLNFSNKLKQKYNAWNEIYNI
- a CDS encoding ABC transporter substrate-binding protein is translated as MTGAFVGGEADFTTAFEPTGTQLEKDGTGHIVASIGQDSGEIPYTAYSTTESFMNENKDLIQRFTNAVYKGQLWVQSASDEEVAKAMQPFFNDMSLDDLVSVVKRYKEVDAWSKDPVLKEESLNKLMEVMKEAKELDKEAPYKDIVNTNFANNAMKNVK